The Candidatus Eisenbacteria bacterium genome includes the window AGCGCTCTTGAGCGAGGGCAATCGTCTTATCGGTCAACAATTCTAGGTCGGCCCGAGCTGTTTCCGCGTCTCCGGTGGCGGTGCCGATCCACAGGTCGGGGCTGAACAGTGCGCGAATTCTCTCCTCGAAACTCACATGCGGTTCCACGAAGCCAGCCCGCAGCTCTTTGAACCGCTGGCCGCGATCGAGGAGATTTGCACCTCCCTGACCAGGCGGTCGTTGGTCCGCCATCTGCACAACTTTCCTTTCAGTAATCGTATCGTTGCATGCGCGAAGGAAGCGGAGGTATGCAGGGGCGTTTCGCTTTGGAGCCTTGAAGTGCTCTCCGTCCGTTGAGTTCGCATACGCCAGCCACATGCGCCAAGTCACGGGGTCCGCATCGTGGAGAAGGGACGCGAACAGGAATGCCTCTCGCGTGGGCCAACTCTCCAGAATGCTCTCGGAGAAACTGAGATCGATACCCAGATCTCCCTGGATTTCCAGCATGCGATCCCTAAGCCAGTAGCCAAACCTGCGCCGGGTCACCATTGCCAAGTGCCGTTCCGCGGGACATCGGCGGATGTTATCCACGATCGCCTTTGCCATGCCGCGTGCCTCGTCTTGCGGGGTGGCCCAGGTGACGACGTGAATGTTGGCGGCCTGTTCGGATCCACCCGTCATCGGGGGTGGATAGTGTGACATGAGATAGTTCGCTGCCACCACCACAGGGACCGGGCATCTCTGGCAGTCGGGTAGGTGCACGTCGCGCACTACCTGGCCCGCCTGGGCGGCCATAGCACCCAGCTTTTGTAAGCCCTCGCGATCGTTGCCGCGAAAGGCGTAGATGGACTGTCGCGGATCACCGAGGGCCAGGAACTGGCCTCCATCGCGGCGCAACCGGAAGAAGAGATTCTGTTCTCCGGGTGTGAGGTCCTGGAATTCATCAACGATGATGTACTTGAACTGAAGATCGGAGTAGTCACCCTGGTTGATGCTATCAAGCAACAGTCCGGGCAACTCGCTTATCAACCTGGCTTGATGGCGCGTCAGCCATCGGAAGACCGCCTGCCAAAGGGCTACATCCTCGACGTGCCTTGCTTCATGATCGTGGAGCGCCTGATTGGCGGCGGGCTGCCGACGGAGTCGCGCCCGGAGCTCCGGATGCTCCTCTAGCACGTCGTAGAGCATGGCCTCACGCTCATGATCCATGAGGAGGCGGAGGTCGCCGCCGATAACGCCGAGACAGAGCGCGTGAACTGTGCGGATTGCGGGGTTACCATCATGCGGAGAAGCGGCCAGCGCCTCGTTGATGCCTGTCTCGAGCTGTTTCGCGATGACTCGATTGAACGCCACCACGAGGACCTCCCGCCCTCGCGCCGCCAACCCATCCGGGTGGAGGAGCCGTTGGACCCGGCGGACTAGGCCAAAGGTCTTCCCGGTCCCCGGTCCCGCCTCCACTCGCATGACGGATACATCATCATTGATCAGCGGAAGGGCTTGCGTACCTTGAACACCCTGATTCCAGGGGCGCTCAAGGTCGTACTCTAGCCGTGGCGGCGGCTGCGAATCGGGATGCACGCTGGGAAGGGTAGGCATGCAGGGGATTCGCGGTCAAGGGACGTGGCTGGCGGTGAGCCGCAGTCCGATCCTTAACCTAGGTTCGAACGTCACCCGCAACCCTGTCCTGCCACCGCTGGTCCACCTTGCGCCGCATGGTTTCTCGGTCCGAGTAGTCGGTGTATCCTTCGCTTCATGCTATCAATCGAGGAAGTCCAACGAATCGTCTCACAGGGGTCGTGGGAATTACTAATCGGGCAGACCGAAGGGGACTTTTTCGACTGCAAGAGGACGGCTTACCGACTCGAAGAGAACCGGCAGCGCGAGGAGCTGGTGAAGGATGTCTCATCCTTCGCAAATGCGCAGGGCGGATTTGTTCTCCTCGGCTTCGAAACAAAGCCCAGCGCCACCCATCCGGCGGATGAGGTCGAGTCCCTCCGACCGTTTGGCAGCGAGCATCTGGACGCCAGCCGGTACTACGCCATCCTACGCGACTGGGTCCTGCCCGACATCGACGGTTTGAGCATCCGCTGGGTTCCGAAGTCACCGGGAAGCATGGAAGGGTTCGGTATCATCGAGATTCCACCGCAGAGGGAGGTTCACAGGCCATTCGTGCTCGTGCACACTGTCCAGGAGGATGGACGTCGACGGGGGCTGCTGGTCGGGTACGTTCAACGGAAGCGCGATGTGAGCCAGCCCGCGGCTCCGCACGAGGTCGCGCAGTGGCTCCGGGACGGACGGAACTACCAGGGCCGGGTTGGAACGGAACTCGCCGACATTAGGGCGAGGCTTGAGAAGATTCAGAGCGGAGGAACGAGCGGGGGCGAGGCGGGAGACGCGGCCATAGATCCCGCGGTCGCCCAGGTCCGGCTTGACGACGCCCTTGGGGCCACGGGTCTCGTGAACCGACCCCACTACGTGCTCGCGGCGTGGCCCGCGCCCAAGTCCGAGCCCCGGACGATCCTCCAGACCGGTCCGGATACGATTACAGCGCTTCTCGAGAACCCCCCGAGCCTGCGCTACGCTGGGTGGAGTCTGGAAACGTTCGATCATGCCATGGGCATCGTTGAGGGAAAGTACAGACAAGTAACGAACGGGGATCGAAAGGTACTCCGCCTCTATCGGGATGGGATGCTGCTCCATGCGGTATCAGCGGGTGAGGACTTCCTGGGGTGGGGGAGTCCGGAGGAGTACCGCCAGAGCCCTCGAATCATTTCCCTGGCGATCATCGAGGTGACGTACCTCTTCTGTCTGTTCTACGCAGAGGTGATCAAGGACCTCGCTATTCCGCCGAAGACTATCACCTTCGCCATTCGGCTCGGAAAGATGCATTCAGCCACGGACAAGCCGATCCGGCTCAATCCGTATCCGGCGGCCTCCGCACTCCAGTTTCTAGAGCACCGTCAGTTTCCGGCGCCGGAAGAGTACTACGCTCCCGACATTCAAGTCCGAGCCGAAGGGTTTGATCCCGCGGCCGTCGCGTTCGGGATCGTGCGCGAAATCTATTTGTGGTTCCGGGTCGAGGCCAGCGATATCCCTTACACGGACTGGGTTTCTGGCTCGCAGGTGATCAGCGCGGAAAAGATCAAGAGTAGCTCGAAGTAGGACATACCGTGATAGGGAATGCCCGGCGAACCCCACTGCCGCCGCTGACGCGTGGGCCCGCACAAGCCTACCCCTGCAGCGTGAGTCGCCCCCTCGATGCTCCTCCGCAGGGACGAGGGGCTCCCCACACTGAATCGAAGGCCGAGTGCGCGGCTGCCGCCCCAACGAAGGCTAAGCGCGAGAGCCGCGACCTGGTATCCTGGGAACCCTCACATGGCCAAAGCCGAAGCTTCCGTCGAAGAACTTGTTGGAATGATCGAACGCGGCGAGTTGCGTCTTCCGGAGATGCAGCGCCGCTACGTCTGGCGCTCCACCCGCGTGCGTGATCTGCTCGACTCGCTCTATCGCGGGTACCCCTCGGGCGCGATCCTTCTCTGGGAGACCGACGAGGAGGTGCCGTTGCAGGAGATGGCCGTCACCCAACAGTCGAACCCCTACCAGAGCACGCGGCTCCTACTCGACTTGTGCAGGAAACGCTCGTTCGAGCCTTGAACCATATAGACACCTTCGAAGCAGACCGCCCTGGGGCGTTCCTCGCGTACCTGCGTCCCTTCTTATGAGGTCGCGGTTTGAGAGAACGTCGGGAAATTACGGAGAGAGCTCATCACTCAACACAGGAAGCAGAGATTGGCATCTCGAGGTGGTGGAAAGAAGGGGAGCAGGTCAATTGGCTCGCCTCGGAGCAGGAGCGAAGGTCCTGCGGGGACCGCTTCATAGACGTTCTCGACGACGATGACGATTCCATGCGGCCGATCATGTGGCCGTATATCCGCGCGATGCGGAACGAGGGCATCGAGTGGCCGCCGCGGTGGGACCGGGACAGGGTTTCGCTACGCTGACCCTACGAGCCCTTAACTGGCACTATTCGGTTGGTGTCAGTATTCATTGCGTACGTCAAGAAACAAGAACGATCACCGCTAGCGCGGTGCCTTCGGTGTAGGCAGTCGTCCTTGAGCTGGAGCACCTGTCTATCCGCGCACATAGGTTGATCCACCGAAATATCTATCCTCGATGAGACCCCATCTGAAAATACGCCGGGCTGACCTTGACAAGAAGCGGAGCCTGAAGAACCGTGTGTGATACAACGCGGGAGGATCCTGCGGTGCCGGCGAGCACGCGAGATTCAATTCTCACTCTCATTCGACGCCCGAGTCTCACTCGCTGTACACGATGTATCCGGACGTCTGGTCGTTCGCCTTCTGACAAGTCGAGCGTACCCAGCTGGTAGGCACTCCGTCAGGTTTCCCTCTATTAGGTTTTCGAGCGGGGTCTATTTCGTGAAGCTGGATACAGAGAGTCTCCGCTTCCCGAACCAAAAAGTCACCCGCACTCGGAAGATGGTTGTCGTTCGGTAAATAAAGCGCCTGCACCCAATAGGAGCGTCGAAACGGGGAAGGGGAGCTAGCCCCGCAGTCGCCGAATCCCCTCATAGAGCTCCTCATCGGATACATGGGTATAGATCGTGGTCGTCAGCGGGCTCGAATGCCACCTTCGCCGGGACAGCGCCTGGCGTTCCAGGCGTGGCCGTGCGTGATCCCGCCCGAAAGTGGGGGCACTACGACTCGGAACTTCCCGTGGCCGTGATCGGCGTGACGTTGTCGGGGTGTCTAACAACCACGTCGGCCCTCGGGTCCTATGTGTTGCGGATCAAGAATCTCGATCTCGTGGACGGGCTCGAGGCGACGCAGGACGCGGGCGAGTATGTGTCATTTCGAGACCTAAACGTCCTTAATCAGGAAGCGTTGGGCCGCCTCTGGCGTCTACTTCCTGCGCTTACAGTTCGAGGGGCAAGTCAGAAGCGCAAAGGTCGTGGTGGCGCAGTAGTGGTCTAGCTCAAAGCTCCGGGGCGCAGACCGAACAGGGAGGCATGGTCAATGCGCTTCATCCTGCTGAGTTCATTCCGCAGTCGCGCAACATCTAGTCATCCACGTTCAGTCAGTCTCTTCAGCCGTTCTGATTTCCTCCAGCACGCTTGCCTTGTTGCCGGCGTCTGGGTGGGGAGAATTCAAGCGGCGCTGATTCTCGGCGGCGTCGCGACACTTGAGGGCTCGCGCCTGCGCGGTCCTGAGAATTGACGCGCACAGTGGCGTGATGCCGCTGCGCATTGGAGGGGGTCATGCAAGCCGATCTTCGGACCCGGATTGCTATCACCGCAGTAGTTCTGGCTTCTTCGGCTGTCCTTGCGGGCAATGCTCTCGCCATCTCGAGTCGGACGCTGATCGCGCCGACGGGCGCGGCGGCGGGTGATCGCTTCGGCTCTTCGGTGTCCTCAGCTGGGGACGTGAACGGGGACGGGTACGCCGACGTGATCGTGGGGGCCTACTTCAACGATGCCGGGGGCCCGGACGCGGGCCGGGCGTACGTGTACTACGGAGGTCCTGGAGCGGACGCGGTGACGGACCTGACGCTGACGGGCGCCGCGGCGTTTGACCGTTTCGGCACTTCGGTGTCCTCGGCGGGAGACGTGAACGGGGACGGGTACGCCGATGTGATCGTGGGGGCGCCTTTTAACGACACCGGGGGGGCAGAGGCGGGCCGTGCTTACGTGTACTACGGGGGTCCTGGGGCGGACGCGGTGGCGGACCTGATCCTGACGGGCACCGCGGCGGGGGACAATTTCGGTGGTCGAGTGTCGTCAGCGGGGGACGTGACCGGGGACGGGTACGCCGATGCACTTCGTAACGACGCCGGGGGGACTGACGCGGGCCGGGCGTACGTGTACTACGGGGGTCCGGGTGCGGACGCGGTGGCGGACCTGACGCTAACGGGCGCCGCGGCGGGTGATCTCTTCGGCAATTCGGTGTCCTCGGCGGGAGACGTAAATGGGGACGGGTACGCTGATGTGATCGTGGGGGCAGACTTCAACAATGCCGGGGGGTCCCACGCGGGCCGGGCGTACGTGTACTACGGGGGTCCGGGTGCGGACGCGGTGGCGGACCTGACGCTGACCGGCGCTGCGGCGAATGATCTCTTCGGCGTTTCGGTGTCCTCGGCGGGGGACGTGAACGGGGATGAGTACGCCGATGTGATCGTGGGAGCAACCGGGGGGTTGGGCGCGGGCTGGGCGCAAGTCACAGCCATTTATCCCTACCAGGTTCTCTCCCCCAACGGAGGAGAGCAGTGGGTCGCGGGGCATCCGTCTACGGTGCGCTGGCTCGGACATGACCCTGCCGATCTCGCCGTCTCCTCCGATGGAGGCTCAACGTGGAGCACAATGGCGAGCGGCGTCGGCGGGCTCGAGGAGAACGAGTTCACGCTGACCGCTCCCGGGCCTGCGACAGACCTGGCGAAGGTGAGGCTGACATACTCTGGTCTGGCTTCGAAGCGCTCGAATTCCGATTTGAGCGACGGGGTGTTCCGGATCGTGCTCCCGGTGGTGCCTCCGGCGGCGGCATATCGCCTTCAGCGGACATTCGTAGGCGCCGCGGGGTCTGACTGGTTCGGCTGGTCGGTGTCCTCGGCGGGGGACATGAACGGGGACGGGTACGCGGATGTGATCGTCGGGGCGTACTTTAACGATGCCGGAGGAGCGAACGCGGGCCGAGCATACGTGTACTACGGGGGCCCGGGGGCAGACGCCGTGGCGGACCTGACGCTGACGGGCGCCGCGGCGGGTGATGAGTTCGGCATTTCGGTGTCCTCGGCTGGGGACGTGAACGGGGACGGGTACGCCGACGTGATCGTGGGGGCGGACTTGAACGCTGCCGGGGGGCCGGGCGCGGGCCGGGCGTACGTGTTCTACGGGGGTCCGGGGGCGGACGCGGTGGCGGACCTGACGCTGACGGGCGCCGCGGCGGGTGATGCCTTCGGCAATTCGGTGTCCTCGGCCGGGGACGTGAACGGGGACGGGTACGCCGACGTGATCGTAGGAGCGTACCTAAATGATGCCGGGGGGACGGACGCGGGCCGGGCATACGTCTACTACGGGGGCCCGGGGGCGGACGCGGTGGCGGACCTGACGCTGACGGGCGCCGCGGCGGGCGATAGCTTCGGCTATTCGGTGTCCTCGGCGGGAGATGTGAACGGGGACAGTTACGCCGATGTGATCGTAGGAGCGTACCTAAATGATGCCGGAGGGGCGGACGCGGGCCGGGCGTACG containing:
- a CDS encoding ATP-dependent helicase, which codes for MPTLPSVHPDSQPPPRLEYDLERPWNQGVQGTQALPLINDDVSVMRVEAGPGTGKTFGLVRRVQRLLHPDGLAARGREVLVVAFNRVIAKQLETGINEALAASPHDGNPAIRTVHALCLGVIGGDLRLLMDHEREAMLYDVLEEHPELRARLRRQPAANQALHDHEARHVEDVALWQAVFRWLTRHQARLISELPGLLLDSINQGDYSDLQFKYIIVDEFQDLTPGEQNLFFRLRRDGGQFLALGDPRQSIYAFRGNDREGLQKLGAMAAQAGQVVRDVHLPDCQRCPVPVVVAANYLMSHYPPPMTGGSEQAANIHVVTWATPQDEARGMAKAIVDNIRRCPAERHLAMVTRRRFGYWLRDRMLEIQGDLGIDLSFSESILESWPTREAFLFASLLHDADPVTWRMWLAYANSTDGEHFKAPKRNAPAYLRFLRACNDTITERKVVQMADQRPPGQGGANLLDRGQRFKELRAGFVEPHVSFEERIRALFSPDLWIGTATGDAETARADLELLTDKTIALAQERLADHPESDVSDLMRYAIRQMRYLVATREPFVPKTGVQLQVTTLWGAKGVTAEHVYILGMCDEAIPGEYRDGYPGTREEFIEEQRRLLYVSLTRARKTLIFSRARSTTFGEAKQIGLFIRASERGSGRRPRLFASTLLRELVGHLPNAVRGENWAGC
- a CDS encoding T9SS type A sorting domain-containing protein, translating into MIQRGRILRCRRAREIQFSLSFDARVSLAVHDVSGRLVVRLLTSRAYPAGRHSVRFPSIRFSSGVYFVKLDTESLRFPNQKVTRTRKMVVVR